The sequence TTTATAGTCACATTCTTTATAGCAACAGCTGAAACCCCTGGATTGTACTCAATCACTCTATCCACTAAAAGAAATGGAAACCTGTCACACGATCCCACAACCAAAAGTAATCACTAAACACATCAACaacagaaaaattaaaattaaaattaagaagaaaaaaacaatcacAAACCCACAAGTAAATGAGCTAAACACTAACCGGTGGGGCAAGATTTCACGTATCTGATTAATATCCATAACTGTAGGAAATGCTGGGTATCCTGTGAAGtcccaaatcaaaattttcagaatcAAACATTTGTTTTGTGAGAACAAAGGAAGCAAGCAAATCGAATACAAGGATGTCTGAGAAAAACAATACTCTTTTCAATGGGTGTGTCTTGGCCGGCGCTGTCTTGTACATTTAGAGAACAACATGCGAAGAGATTCCGTTGGTGATTTGATTTAAGGCAAAGCATACGAGAAATTGGGAGAGAAACTGAAAGAGAGGTCGGAGACTGAACGAGTTTTACTCTTCTGGGTTGACTCAGAGACTGAGCGGGAGCGAGAGACATGAGGGAACTCGAGGTAGCCGACATTGTTAGAAACAGAGCAACAGCACACTACACTACAACAGCGAGGGATTTTAAATGAATTCTGAGGGGTTGGTGAATAAGTTGTTCAACTGCTTCCGTGCTAAGAACAACTCCAATGCAATGTTGTAAATTTGGGATgtaaaaatcatatttatatCCCATTTGCATTTACAGAATGTAAATATgatcttttatttaattttttttctttatctttgttCCAACGGAAAGatgtaaatttctttttccgtattttaaatttatcgtattgctttctcttttttttttttgttgttgttgatctCGTCAAGATTGAAGAGATTGGATGGTGGGTGGGGAAggagaaaggagagagaagcCATGGGAGGTGGCTCTTCGAATTTGGGGTTAGGTTTATGctgaaataattttttttaaatttactaTGAAAGGTATAGTTGAATTTTAaggttttgaaaaaaagtagTGGGGCTGAACTTGGATGTTTGAttgtgtaaataaaaaaattcaaacgaATGCaagttttgttctttgttcttgtttgggcaaaaaagaaatccaCGCGGAAGCCTATTTAGGCAAAGAAAGGCCCactaaacagaaaaagaacaGAGGACCGGGCTTTGAttcaaaaaagagagagataagCAAATTACGATCTCATGAGATAAGTGGGAAGCAAGGAAAttgttcaaacaaaa comes from Prunus dulcis chromosome 6, ALMONDv2, whole genome shotgun sequence and encodes:
- the LOC117629597 gene encoding 3-hydroxyacyl-[acyl-carrier-protein] dehydratase FabZ-like, translating into MSATSSSLMSLAPAQSLSQPRRVKLVQSPTSLSVSLPISRMLCLKSNHQRNLFACCSLNVQDSAGQDTPIEKRYPAFPTVMDINQIREILPHRFPFLLVDRVIEYNPGVSAVAIKNVTINDNFFPGHFPERPIMPGVLMIEAMAQVGGLVMLQPEVGGSRDSFFFAGIDKVRFRKPVIAGDTLVMRMTLVKFQKRFGIAKMEGKAYVGGDLVCEGEFLMASGSV